One part of the Vicia villosa cultivar HV-30 ecotype Madison, WI linkage group LG6, Vvil1.0, whole genome shotgun sequence genome encodes these proteins:
- the LOC131614743 gene encoding putative F-box protein At5g55150 — MDFLSKAPYVILPSFNQATYYEEDDSNVHRIILFDNKYYKWNTIFNSHEGAWCIGSSNNFLIFLDIKGCPFLLNPSSNTFIHVPPFTSSFIKHANVPSYSYYVQSLRKTFISKAVLMSSPSPSQYTLAIMYDCPCRIAFCNNHNASWVELYDVKRSYSDIVFDNNILYTLDEDGSIEGWDFLSQKIPKKILEINYPTMILDREQVIKFSVDKFSSKLYLVKSKGDFLLIERFIGNFVRANGEVVYEGSCLSDEVEICPYRTKHFNVYKLDLVKKKWEKVKFLDGQVVFVGANESKLMDASKCKNEENSIYFSDDRWEEMNLDYLYGGHDWGVFNLEDSSVRFLTPYANKMDPPPIWVVPYSN; from the coding sequence ATGGATTTCCTCTCAAAAgctccttatgtcatccttccttcTTTCAATCAAGCAACATATTATGAAGAAGACGACAGCAACGTGCATCGTATCATTCTCTTCGACAATAAATACTACAAGTGGAACACTATCTTCAACTCCCATGAAGGTGCTTGGTGTATAGGTTCTTCAAATAATTTCTTGATATTTCTTGACATCAAAGGTTGTCCTTTTCTTCTAAATCCATCTTCCAACACTTTTATTCATGTTCCACcttttacctcatcattcattaAACATGCAAATGTTCCCTCTTATTCTTATTATGTTCAATCTCTTCGCAAAACCTTTATATCCAAAGCGGTGTTGATGTCTTCTCCATCTCCTTCACAATACACTCTTGCCATTATGTATGATTGTCCATGTAGGATTGCTTTTTGCAATAATCATAATGCTTCATGGGTTGAACTCTATGATGTGAAACGATCTTATTCTGATATTGTGTTTGATAATAACATTCTATATACTTTGGATGAAGATGGATCAATTGAAGGGTGGGATTTTCTTTCTCAGAAGATTCCGAAAAAGATTTTGGAAATTAATTATCCAACCATGATTTTAGATAGGGAACAAGTGATAAAATTTTCGGTTGATAAATTTTCATCTAAACTTTATTTGGTGAAATCCAAAGGAGATTTCTTGTTGATAGAAAGGTTCATTGGTAATTTCGTTCGTGCTAATGGTGAAGTAGTTTATGAAGGAAGTTGTCTATCGGATGAGGTTGAAATTTGTCCTTATAGAACAAAGCATTTTAATGTGTACAAACTTGATTTGGTGAAGAAAAAGTGGGAAAAAGTGAAGTTTTTAGATGGTCAAGTTGTGTTTGTAGGCGCTAACGAGTCAAAGTTAATGGATGCTTCCAAatgtaaaaatgaagaaaattcaATTTACTTTAGTGATGATAGATGGGAAGAGATGAACTTAGACTATTTATACGGTGGACATGATTGGGGTGTTTTTAATCTTGAAGATTCAAGTGTCAGGTTCTTAACTCCTTATGCAAATAAGATGGATCCACCACCTATTTGGGTGGTTCCATATTCTAATTAA